A genome region from Thermoanaerobacterium xylanolyticum LX-11 includes the following:
- a CDS encoding N-acetylmuramoyl-L-alanine amidase, with amino-acid sequence MKKVIAFFALLLLLSTFYITAYAYKATIVVDNKPISYNVPDVSITVDGGKFDTGNNPPLIIDNSTIVPLRAISEGLGQKVDWDGKTQTVIVTSKDKVIKLVIGKNYATVNGNNVSLDVPARLINNNTTYVPMRFLFENLGYDVKWIADKYLIQATKKVDPPSANNVNIVSFTSNYTNGTYTITVKGDGPLTYTRGSVNDDSSIRIYFDFNNAINTVTNKQINIDKNGLNQAYIGQNKLQPAVTRLVVNMDYSMPYTITQSQDKKEFDISFKIGQNKVTNILAAKVNNGDQITINTDSDHFSPSRYGDNKIIIDVAGASLTMSDGKLAGNISYIGNVVTGIRYSQLDTNTVRIVAETSLKADFSVQPTPQGVLLTITKPDPNKKQLVYIDPGHGGSDPGAIGVGGIHEADINLAIGLKLKTLLDNGGYRTMISRTTDTDVGLYDRPSQANNAGADVFVSIHSDSFESPSANGTTVLYYPNGYNGDTRDEKTFAQIIHDDLMKQINTTDRGLSERPNLVVLNQTKMPAVLVETGFVTSPTDAQLLTDENFQWKVAQGIYNGIVDYFDKLSNGSISTTVSNSVYGSN; translated from the coding sequence TTGAAAAAGGTCATCGCTTTTTTTGCACTTTTACTGCTTTTGTCTACGTTTTACATAACTGCCTATGCATATAAAGCTACGATTGTAGTTGATAACAAACCTATAAGCTACAATGTGCCTGACGTGTCGATTACCGTCGATGGAGGAAAATTTGACACTGGCAATAATCCACCGCTTATAATTGACAATAGCACGATAGTGCCGCTTAGAGCAATTAGCGAAGGATTAGGTCAAAAAGTCGACTGGGATGGTAAGACTCAGACAGTTATTGTGACTTCAAAGGACAAAGTAATTAAATTGGTTATAGGTAAGAATTACGCTACAGTAAACGGCAATAATGTATCGTTGGATGTTCCAGCAAGGCTTATAAACAACAATACGACGTATGTGCCTATGAGGTTTTTGTTTGAAAACTTAGGTTATGATGTGAAATGGATTGCAGACAAATATCTAATTCAAGCTACTAAGAAAGTAGATCCTCCCTCTGCAAACAATGTTAATATTGTGAGTTTTACATCAAATTACACAAATGGTACGTACACCATAACTGTTAAAGGTGATGGACCTTTAACGTATACACGAGGGTCTGTAAATGATGACAGCAGCATAAGAATTTACTTTGACTTCAACAATGCGATAAATACTGTTACTAATAAGCAGATAAATATAGACAAAAATGGCTTAAATCAAGCTTATATAGGGCAGAACAAGTTGCAACCAGCAGTAACCAGGCTTGTTGTGAATATGGACTATTCAATGCCATATACCATAACACAGTCACAAGATAAAAAAGAATTTGATATATCGTTTAAAATAGGACAAAATAAGGTGACGAACATTTTAGCTGCTAAGGTCAACAATGGCGATCAGATAACGATAAATACAGATTCCGACCACTTTAGCCCATCTAGATATGGTGATAACAAGATCATTATAGATGTGGCAGGTGCAAGTCTGACAATGTCTGATGGTAAACTGGCAGGTAACATATCGTATATTGGAAATGTTGTTACTGGCATTAGATATTCCCAGCTTGATACAAATACAGTTAGGATTGTTGCGGAGACAAGCCTTAAAGCAGATTTTAGTGTTCAACCAACTCCTCAGGGCGTATTGCTTACAATAACAAAACCAGACCCTAACAAGAAGCAGTTAGTTTACATAGATCCAGGGCATGGAGGTTCTGATCCAGGTGCTATAGGTGTCGGAGGGATACACGAAGCAGATATCAATCTTGCCATTGGATTAAAATTGAAGACGCTATTGGACAATGGAGGATATAGGACTATGATATCCAGGACAACAGATACTGATGTGGGTCTTTATGACAGGCCTTCACAAGCAAATAATGCTGGAGCAGATGTCTTTGTAAGCATCCATTCTGATTCTTTTGAATCGCCTTCAGCAAACGGCACAACAGTTTTATATTACCCAAACGGTTACAATGGCGATACAAGAGATGAAAAGACATTTGCACAGATAATTCATGATGATTTGATGAAACAGATAAATACCACTGACAGAGGGCTTTCAGAAAGGCCTAATTTAGTTGTTCTCAATCAGACGAAGATGCCTGCTGTTTTGGTGGAGACTGGATTTGTCACAAGTCCTACAGATGCTCAGCTTTTGACTGATGAAAATTTTCAGTGGAAAGTAGCACAAGGAATATACAATGGGATTGTCGATTATTTTGACAAATTATCTAATGGCAGCATAAGCACGACTGTTTCAAACTCTGTATATGGCAGCAATTAA